The following coding sequences are from one Nicotiana tomentosiformis chromosome 3, ASM39032v3, whole genome shotgun sequence window:
- the LOC138908382 gene encoding uncharacterized protein: MAINEKDSDSPFAASMSTPTTKLIDHNHPLYIHHSDTQGSVLTSIQLQGLENYSIWSRSMKIVLHVSLSLISFVIYAFDAHTVWEDLKERFDKDNASRACYFHKTIATLTQGISSVSVYYTKLRELWDEYETITPPPSCGCAESRKHVEHYQIHKLYQFLTGLNESYENAKNQGHTRENYFKLHRYPSNFKNKRRGGAPHAQANSSVNSGILEPQGQGHQDKEVESAANAIAAGPTCTVHAFMTNLVHNNWIVDTGATNHMVHCLNLLETYDEIPKKARSKVHLPTGEHVSITHIGTLKWEGIGYCKEELGLYILKADGRQVFNQQASFQLVSLSTSTVNTISYDINKDSNLADNKSCTVFSLWYQRLGHAPLKILRSVKVLHDIHFRQHHCTVCPIAKQSRLPFPVSSSYSKSAFDMVHGDVWGPYRVSTHDGKGIS, from the exons ATGGCGATCAATGAAAAAGATAGTGATTCTCCATTTGCGGCTTCAATGTCTACGCCAACTACAAAGCTGATTGATCACAATCATCCTCTTTACATTCATCATTCCGATACTCAAGGTTCTGTACTCACTTCCATTCAACTTCAAGGTTTAGAAAATTATTCAATTTGGAGTAGATCTATGAAAATTGTTTTGCATG TTTCACTTAGTTTGATCAGCTTTGTGATATATGCCTTCGATGCACACACTGTTTGGGAAGACCTCAAGGAGAGATTTGATAAGGATAATGCATCTAGGGCTTGTTATTTTCACAAAACAATTGCCACATTGACTCAAGGTATATCCTCTGTCTCAGTATACTATACTAAACTGAGAGAACTCTGGGATGAGTATGAAACAATAACACCACCACCCTCTTGTGGCTGTGCTGAATCAAGGAAACATGTAGAACATTACCAGATACATAAGCTATATCAGTTCCTCACTGGATTAAATGAATCCTATGAGAATGCAAAGAATCAA GGTCACACCAGAGAGAATTACTTCAAGCTTCATCGTTATCCATCTAATTTCAAGAACAAGAGAAGAGGGGGAGCTCCACATGCTCAAGCCAATAGTTCTGTTAATTCTGGTATTTTAGAGCCACAAGGACAGGGACATCAG GACAAGGAGGTTGAATCTGCAGCCAATGCTATTGCTGCAGGGCCAACATGTACTGTACATGCATTCATGACCAATTTAGTGCATAATAATTGGATAGTAGACACAGGTGCCACAAACCATATGGTTCATTGTTTGAATCTGCTAGAGACCTATGATGAAATACCAAAGAAAGCTAGGAGTAAGGTTCACTTACCAACTGGAGAACATGTGTCTATCACTCATATTG GCACTCTCAAGTGGGAAGGTATTGGGTATTGTAAGGAAGAGCTTGGTTTGTATATCCTCAAGGCAGATGGCAGACAAGTGTTCAATCAACAAGCTTCTTTTCAACTAGTATCTCTTTCTACTTCAACTGTAAATACCATTTCATATGACATCAATAAAGATAGTAACTTGGCAGATAATAAGTCATGTACTGTATTCTCCTTATGGTATCAGAGGTTAGGTCATGCTCCCTTGAAGATTTTGAGGTCTGTGAAAGTTTTGCATGATATACATTTTCGCCAACATCACTGTACTGTGTGTCCTATAGCCAAGCAATCAAGACTACCCTTTCCTGTTAGCTCCTCTTACTCTAAATCTGCTTTTGATATGGTTCATGGTGATGTTTGGGGGCCTTATAGAGTATCTACTCATGATGGAAAAGGTATTTCTTAA
- the LOC108943229 gene encoding uncharacterized mitochondrial protein AtMg00810-like — protein MKDLGELKYFLGIEFSRSQESIVMYQRKYALELVSELGLAGGKPAATPLEFNHKLTSIEFDKEIPYANTTLDNELEEKGSYQRLVGRLLYLTMTRPDIAFMVQLLNQYIPAPKLSHMEVALRVVRYIKTAPGLGLFMPAKACKELVAYCYSDLGACVETRRSVTGYAVKFGEACISWKSKKQGTESKSSVEAEFRSMASTVAKVVWVT, from the coding sequence ATGAAAGACCTTGGTGAACTCAAATACTTTCTTGGCATTGAGTTCTCTAGATCTCAAGAAAGCATAGTAATGTATCAAAGGAAATATGCTCTTGAACTTGTGTCAGAGCTTGGTCTAGCAGGAGGTAAGCCAGCAGCCACACCTCTTGAATTCAATCATAAGCTCACATCCATTGAATTTGACAAGGAAATACCATATGCCAATACTACATTGGATAATGAACTTGAAGAAAAAGGAAGTTATCAGAGGCTAGTTGGCAGACTGTTGTACTTGACCATGACAAGGCCTGACATTGCCTTTATGGTTCAATTACTCAACCAATACATACCTGCACCTAAGCTGTCTCACATGGAAGTTGCCTTAAGAGTAGTAAGGTATATCAAGACTGCACCTGGCCTTGGACTGTTCATGCCTGCTAAAGCATGCAAGGAGTTAGTTGCATATTGTTACTCTGATTTGGGTGCTTGTGTGGAGACCAGGAGGTCAGTGACTGGATATGCAGTAAAATTTGGTGAAGCATGTATATCTTGGAAGTCCAAAAAACAAGGAACTGAATCTAAAAGCTCTGTTGAAGCTGAATTTCGAAGTATGGCTTCTACTGTAGCAAAGGTGGTGTGGGTAACATGA